In Streptomyces sp. NBC_00569, a single genomic region encodes these proteins:
- a CDS encoding carbohydrate ABC transporter permease encodes MTVNTLLDPAPKSKTAPTPTQSEPRGRRNRLRGPRVALYALLIAGALEALVPILWVLSGSLQSAKQLYKGTDPIPHPFEWGNFATAWNEGGFSQYLPNSLLYTAAAVLGILIIASLAGYALARIEFPGRGAVVGFILVIMIIPMPASFIAQYKLLITLGLANTRIGYILVLIAGGLPISILIMRGFFASQPKELEEAAAIDGASLLGTFWRIILPLAKPGLIAVAVIQAMGVWNEYLMGLVLFNDSSLMPVQRGLTNFVSADSPQQQILLAASVIAVLPIVIFYAIAQRHIISGLSAGALK; translated from the coding sequence GTGACCGTGAACACTCTTCTCGACCCGGCACCGAAGTCAAAGACGGCGCCGACACCGACGCAGAGCGAGCCGCGAGGCCGTCGAAACCGTCTGCGCGGACCACGGGTAGCCCTGTACGCGCTGCTGATCGCCGGAGCACTGGAAGCGCTGGTGCCGATCCTGTGGGTGCTGAGCGGTTCCCTGCAGAGCGCGAAGCAGCTGTACAAGGGAACCGACCCCATCCCGCACCCCTTCGAATGGGGCAACTTCGCCACCGCCTGGAACGAGGGCGGCTTCAGCCAGTACCTGCCCAACAGCCTCCTCTACACGGCGGCGGCGGTCCTCGGCATCCTGATCATCGCGAGCCTGGCCGGGTACGCCCTGGCCCGCATCGAGTTCCCCGGCCGGGGCGCCGTCGTGGGCTTCATCCTCGTCATCATGATCATCCCGATGCCCGCGTCATTCATCGCCCAGTACAAGCTGCTGATCACGCTCGGGCTCGCCAACACCCGCATCGGCTACATCCTCGTCCTCATCGCCGGCGGACTGCCGATCTCCATCCTGATCATGCGCGGGTTCTTCGCCAGCCAGCCCAAGGAGCTGGAGGAGGCCGCCGCCATCGACGGCGCCTCCCTGCTCGGCACCTTCTGGCGGATCATCCTCCCCCTCGCCAAGCCGGGCCTGATCGCGGTGGCCGTCATCCAGGCCATGGGGGTCTGGAACGAGTACCTCATGGGTCTGGTGCTGTTCAACGACAGCTCACTGATGCCCGTACAGCGCGGACTCACCAACTTCGTGTCGGCCGATTCCCCGCAACAGCAGATCCTGCTCGCCGCTTCAGTCATCGCGGTCCTGCCGATCGTGATCTTCTACGCGATCGCGCAGCGCCACATCATCAGCGGGCTTTCGGCGGGCGCGCTCAAGTAG